One Candidatus Stygibacter australis genomic window carries:
- a CDS encoding DUF2089 domain-containing protein, with product MNKRLQNCPVCNSKLEVTRYHCPECDITIEGEFAISEFGALTPEQQEFARTFICCQGNIKEVEKALGISYPTVKNKLNQLSEVLCATKKLVARPTQSEEVLSALETGEISVIEAIKILEGEVK from the coding sequence ATGAATAAGCGATTACAGAATTGTCCAGTGTGCAATTCGAAACTGGAAGTGACGCGGTATCACTGTCCAGAATGTGATATTACCATTGAGGGAGAATTTGCCATCAGCGAATTTGGGGCATTGACTCCTGAGCAGCAGGAATTTGCCAGGACTTTTATCTGCTGCCAGGGTAATATCAAGGAAGTGGAAAAGGCACTGGGGATCTCATATCCCACAGTGAAGAACAAATTGAATCAATTAAGTGAAGTATTGTGTGCGACGAAAAAGCTTGTAGCGCGTCCCACTCAATCAGAAGAAGTATTATCTGCGCTGGAAACAGGTGAGATATCAGTAATAGAGGCGATAAAAATACTTGAAGGAGAAGTAAAATGA